The DNA region CAAGGGGGCGCTGGCGGCCAACGCCTCGGACATTCACCTGAAGGCACGCGTGGCACCCCTGGTGCGGATCGAGGGGGAAATCTGCCCGCTCGAGCATCCAGCGCTCTCCGCCGAGTTCGTCCAGACCGTGGCAGCGGAGCTAGCGAACCTGGCAGGTGTGCCCGCCGACCGCTTCGTCGAGAAACAGATCGACTTCGCATGCCTGGTGCCCAACGTCGGTCGATTTCGCGTACACGCGTACCGCCAGTCCGCAACCATGGCGCTTGCCCTCAGGCGCATCCCCCATCCGATTCCCGAGCTCGCCACGTTGCGAGCGCCGCCAGTCATCAAGCGGATCGCGCTAGCTCCGCGGGGCATGGTGCTCGTCACCGGGGCGACCGGCATGGGCAAATCGACCACCATCGCGGCCATGCTCGACTACATCAACGCCAACGCCGCCCGCCACGTGGTCACGATCGAGGAGCCGATCGAGTTCATGTTCGAGGATAGGCATTCGAGCTTTTCGCAGCGCGAAGTGGGAAGGGACATCGACACCGTACAGCAGGGACTCGAGGGCGCCTTGCGTGAGGATCCCGACATCGTCTTCGTGGGAGAGACGCGCACCCTGTT from Pseudomonadota bacterium includes:
- a CDS encoding PilT/PilU family type 4a pilus ATPase — translated: MSERAVAAYDPQVFDAAVRILKGALAANASDIHLKARVAPLVRIEGEICPLEHPALSAEFVQTVAAELANLAGVPADRFVEKQIDFACLVPNVGRFRVHAYRQSATMALALRRIPHPIPELATLRAPPVIKRIALAPRGMVLVTGATGMGKSTTIAAMLDYINANAARHVVTIEEPIEFMFEDRHSSFSQREVGRDIDTVQQGLEGALREDPDIVFVGETRTLFEMDIVMAAAESGRMVITTLHSADAAKTLTKIINMYPLDHRDAARNRLADSLRAIVSQRLIRRRGARERILATEVLTMSPTVQDCIRDPNRLRGLNQALDAGRHEYGSHSFDLTLKEFVRDGLITLDTARAAATNPADLVRNLKVTR